From a single Coriobacteriaceae bacterium genomic region:
- the rpmF gene encoding 50S ribosomal protein L32 — protein MPVPKQKQGRIRTHTRRSANMKISAAAQSTCPRCGAVKLPHHVCPSCGFYKDREVIVTE, from the coding sequence ATGCCCGTACCTAAACAAAAGCAGGGTCGTATCCGCACTCACACCCGTCGTTCCGCCAACATGAAGATCTCGGCTGCGGCTCAGTCCACGTGCCCCCGTTGCGGCGCTGTCAAGCTTCCGCACCACGTGTGCCCCAGCTGCGGTTTCTACAAGGACCGCGAGGTTATCGTTACCGAGTAA
- a CDS encoding acyl carrier protein: MDRSEIFDKIAEVAADVLGVDVAEISEETTFDDLDANSLERLQLVTAIEDEFNLEIDDETLLSLNSVADAVDAIEAAKEA, from the coding sequence ATGGACCGCTCCGAAATCTTCGACAAGATCGCCGAGGTCGCTGCTGACGTTCTGGGCGTCGATGTTGCCGAAATTAGCGAGGAGACCACCTTTGACGACCTCGATGCCAACTCGCTCGAGCGCCTGCAGCTGGTTACGGCTATCGAGGACGAGTTCAACCTCGAGATCGATGACGAGACCCTGCTCTCGCTCAACTCTGTCGCCGACGCCGTCGACGCTATCGAAGCTGCCAAGGAGGCCTAA
- the ftsY gene encoding signal recognition particle-docking protein FtsY, producing MGFFDALSRGLERSREALNEVFYFGGEVDEDFWEDLEDTLVMGDMGAEVAIKVSDDLRETAAKKNLKTAPQLRRALAEQLEQHFVPIERDPFADTPSCVLFVGINGAGKTTTVGKIASAMAARGKNVVIGSADTFRAAAIEQLDVWGQRAGVPVIKRDRGSDPASVCYDVLDEADKRGSDLVLIDTAGRLHTSPELMRELAKVVNVTRKRAANMAAGAMPVSVVLVIDAATGQNGLNQALEFNEALGLDGIIMTKLDGTAKGGIAMAVAEKLKL from the coding sequence ATGGGATTCTTCGATGCTCTCTCGCGCGGACTTGAGCGCAGCCGCGAGGCCCTCAACGAGGTCTTTTACTTTGGCGGCGAGGTCGACGAAGATTTTTGGGAGGACCTAGAGGACACCCTCGTTATGGGTGACATGGGTGCCGAGGTCGCGATCAAGGTGTCCGATGACCTGCGCGAGACGGCCGCCAAGAAAAACCTCAAGACCGCTCCGCAGCTCCGTCGTGCCCTAGCCGAGCAGCTCGAACAGCACTTTGTGCCCATCGAGCGCGATCCGTTCGCCGATACGCCGAGCTGCGTGCTGTTTGTGGGCATTAACGGTGCCGGCAAGACCACGACGGTCGGTAAGATCGCGAGCGCCATGGCTGCCCGCGGCAAGAACGTGGTGATCGGTTCGGCCGACACCTTCCGCGCCGCCGCCATCGAACAGCTCGATGTGTGGGGCCAGCGCGCTGGCGTCCCCGTCATCAAGCGCGACCGCGGCTCCGACCCGGCAAGTGTTTGCTACGACGTGCTCGACGAGGCCGACAAGCGCGGCAGCGACCTGGTGCTTATCGACACTGCCGGTCGTCTGCACACGAGCCCCGAGCTCATGCGCGAGCTTGCCAAGGTGGTCAATGTGACGCGTAAGCGCGCCGCCAATATGGCCGCCGGCGCCATGCCCGTCTCAGTCGTGCTCGTGATCGATGCCGCCACCGGCCAGAACGGTCTGAACCAGGCGCTCGAGTTTAACGAGGCGCTGGGCCTGGACGGTATTATCATGACTAAGCTCGACGGCACGGCTAAGGGCGGTATCGCCATGGCCGTGGCCGAGAAACTCAAGCT
- the rnc gene encoding ribonuclease III: MALSDRLTRAQEILGHEFNNKVLLRAALTHPSAVEGQPVSASYERLEFLGDSILGAVVARSLFESYPEFDEGKLTRLKVSLVSGATLSEVSHELGIDDIIIFGASETGTGARGLHSALENVYESLVGALYLDAGWDAAAEFIHRTLKPHLASERAEHPANPKSFLQECVQADGHEPPAYKLVGSEGPAHAPTFTAVVLIDGIRQGRGSGSSKKEAEGAAALEALDRMGYTTNGVILNKKHV; the protein is encoded by the coding sequence TTGGCTTTATCCGACCGACTTACGCGCGCCCAGGAAATCCTGGGCCACGAGTTCAACAATAAGGTGCTGCTGCGCGCGGCCCTTACGCATCCCTCGGCAGTCGAGGGACAGCCGGTTTCTGCCAGCTATGAGCGCCTTGAGTTCTTGGGCGATTCCATTTTGGGCGCTGTGGTCGCACGCTCCCTGTTTGAGTCCTATCCGGAGTTTGACGAGGGCAAGCTCACGCGCCTGAAGGTGTCGCTTGTCTCGGGCGCTACGCTGTCCGAGGTTTCTCACGAGCTGGGCATCGACGACATCATCATCTTTGGTGCCTCTGAGACCGGTACTGGTGCGCGCGGCCTGCATTCGGCCCTCGAGAACGTCTATGAGTCGCTCGTGGGTGCGCTGTACCTGGATGCCGGCTGGGATGCGGCGGCGGAGTTCATTCACCGTACGCTTAAGCCGCATTTGGCTTCCGAGCGTGCCGAGCATCCTGCGAACCCCAAGTCGTTTTTGCAGGAGTGCGTGCAGGCCGACGGTCACGAGCCCCCAGCGTATAAGCTCGTTGGCTCCGAGGGCCCGGCGCATGCGCCCACCTTTACCGCCGTGGTGTTGATCGATGGTATTCGTCAGGGTCGCGGCTCCGGCTCCTCAAAGAAGGAAGCCGAGGGAGCCGCCGCGCTCGAAGCGCTCGACCGCATGGGTTACACCACCAACGGCGTGATTCTGAACAAGAAGCACGTGTAA
- the plsX gene encoding phosphate acyltransferase PlsX yields MSNVRVCVDVVGGDEKPQVVLDGIEAALAADPDIEVLAAGPAEIVNPFAASHARVEALEAPDVIAMDDDPIRAVMTKRKSSIVLSCRAIKKGNADAFFSAGSTGAMTAAATAYVTPFRYQAEGKKQPVRPCLTNALPNRAGGLTVLCDMGANPDVEVDDMVRFAQMGSAYARVVLGIEHPRVGLLANGTEDEKGSNFTKACFPAMKAAVPGFVGNCEGTDLTSGNFDVIVADGMSGNIALKATEGAAKFLLQELKGAFMASLGTKIAALLIKKQMREIKAKLSGDAKGGAILLGLRGVVLIGHGATSVEAVKNGTLAAAEAVRAGLVENVANSMDGIVL; encoded by the coding sequence ATGAGTAACGTTCGCGTTTGTGTAGACGTTGTGGGCGGAGACGAGAAACCTCAGGTTGTTCTCGATGGTATCGAGGCTGCGCTTGCCGCCGATCCCGATATCGAGGTCTTGGCAGCTGGCCCCGCCGAAATCGTCAATCCCTTTGCAGCTTCCCATGCACGTGTTGAGGCCCTTGAGGCACCTGACGTTATCGCCATGGATGACGATCCCATTCGCGCCGTGATGACCAAGCGTAAGTCGTCGATCGTGCTTTCTTGCCGCGCCATTAAGAAGGGCAACGCGGATGCGTTCTTCTCCGCCGGCTCGACCGGTGCCATGACCGCCGCTGCCACCGCCTACGTGACGCCGTTTAGGTATCAGGCCGAAGGCAAGAAGCAGCCGGTGCGCCCCTGTCTGACCAATGCACTGCCCAATCGCGCCGGCGGTCTGACGGTGCTGTGCGACATGGGTGCCAACCCCGATGTCGAGGTTGACGATATGGTGCGTTTTGCCCAGATGGGCAGCGCCTATGCCCGCGTCGTCCTGGGCATCGAGCATCCTCGCGTGGGCCTGCTCGCCAACGGCACCGAGGACGAGAAGGGCTCCAACTTTACCAAGGCCTGTTTCCCTGCTATGAAGGCCGCCGTTCCCGGCTTTGTTGGTAACTGCGAGGGCACCGACCTCACCTCAGGTAACTTCGATGTCATCGTTGCCGATGGCATGTCGGGCAATATTGCGCTCAAGGCCACTGAGGGCGCTGCCAAGTTTTTGCTGCAGGAGCTCAAGGGCGCCTTTATGGCCTCGCTCGGCACCAAGATCGCCGCGCTGCTCATTAAAAAGCAGATGCGCGAGATTAAGGCCAAGCTCTCTGGCGACGCCAAGGGCGGCGCGATTCTTCTGGGCCTGCGCGGCGTGGTCCTGATCGGCCATGGTGCCACCTCAGTCGAGGCTGTCAAAAACGGTACGCTCGCGGCGGCCGAAGCCGTGCGCGCCGGGCTGGTCGAGAATGTCGCCAACTCTATGGATGGTATCGTTTTATAA
- the smc gene encoding chromosome segregation protein SMC produces the protein MYLKSLTLKGFKSFADRAHMTFEPGLTVIVGPNGSGKSNISDSILWVLGEQSAKQLRGQAMEDVIFSGSSARKPVGVAEVTLVLDNSDHMLPVDFDEVAITRRMYRSGESEYLINSSPCRLMDIQDILHDSGLGKDTHSIISQGKLDAILQSRPEERRALIEEAAGISKHKRRKERALKKIKSMDEHLTRARDINKEIARQLRPLERQVDRARKYKELSSRANELTQMLAVDELRSLQSQWNDLESRSKEGAAELELAQYRMGEKERELEKLQVMLEEKGLFVGDLGEQRRHMQDVVGRINSDMRLLEEKGHNMVSRLSDMRGQISSSEHQRRRVVEELEDARAQLEEVTGAHMQAQEDVDAAGPAAAELHERRVALDNQISQLTREHRDVQRVADNAALELAKVKDSLSNAEVEDNMYALRLEQIDEQLEEVMASLESRRDRAEELEGALEEARQAQADAREATEVARAALKDLRNRESEARNKLSEVRSELASQKKLDARMADSSPLVSRLVGALGDDVLGRLGDVLEAPRELEGLVEQLLAGDIDALLFDDAATLERAGRAALDQKKASGEALLVARGVSGSTAAEGAAGTRLVDRLSVRAGYGPVVEALLGGYYVVDDLSAALSAPVVDGVTYVTPDGARVACGGLVRVGLDAGEALGALERKRRIRELEGLEPDLAAIFEHASDQVVEANVAVEEARAAEGDAAGEIARLEGERRSLLSEIGRLEQSANNAEVERVRISKRREQASEAVRAARPRVDELTRSRDEARAQASDLGLQISEANDELDRVRRDDSEAAGKLADAKVRLAQTSERLRSLKGRVPDLEHRLEGIDRRIRGTRQASRSLELLRLRVDPMHERYSALLERASDWAARLRDQASLEEADSASLKKTIEDAKAEVARAKERVDTASATQNEFKVARGKLEVQVEAAIKAITADGTTVLEEALMLPAPTDRDAAERELNQLVRQINNLGSVNQVAMEEYEQLKRRADYIEEQLADLESARKALTKITVAIDRKMRKAFLVTFEKVDANFREIFAMLFPGGQAHLEMTGPEHPADTGIEVVAQPRGKRITKMMLMSGGEKSLTALALLFAVYRTRTVPFYVLDEVEAALDDANLSKLIGALDVLRSDTQLLVISHQRRTMEDADVLYGVSMQADGVSRVVSQKLDRETGKVVNA, from the coding sequence GTGTATCTCAAGTCCCTCACGCTCAAAGGGTTCAAGTCGTTTGCCGACCGCGCCCATATGACGTTTGAGCCGGGCCTGACCGTCATCGTCGGTCCCAACGGCTCGGGAAAATCGAACATCTCTGACTCCATCCTGTGGGTTCTGGGCGAGCAGAGCGCCAAGCAGCTGCGCGGCCAGGCCATGGAGGATGTCATCTTCTCGGGCTCGTCGGCTCGCAAGCCGGTGGGTGTCGCCGAGGTCACGCTGGTGCTCGATAACTCGGACCATATGCTGCCCGTCGATTTTGACGAGGTTGCCATCACCCGTCGTATGTATCGCTCGGGCGAAAGCGAGTACCTTATCAACTCGAGTCCGTGCCGCCTGATGGACATTCAGGACATCCTGCACGATTCGGGCCTGGGCAAGGATACGCATTCCATCATCAGCCAGGGCAAGCTCGACGCCATTTTGCAGAGCCGCCCCGAGGAGCGTCGCGCCCTCATCGAGGAGGCCGCCGGCATCTCCAAGCACAAGCGCCGCAAGGAGCGCGCGCTCAAAAAGATTAAGTCGATGGACGAGCACCTGACGCGTGCCCGCGACATCAATAAGGAAATCGCCCGTCAGCTGCGACCGCTGGAGCGTCAGGTCGATCGCGCACGCAAGTACAAAGAGCTGTCCTCTCGCGCGAACGAGCTTACGCAGATGCTGGCCGTCGACGAGCTGCGTTCGCTGCAGTCGCAGTGGAACGATCTGGAGAGCCGCTCCAAGGAAGGTGCCGCCGAGCTGGAGCTTGCGCAGTACCGCATGGGCGAAAAGGAGCGCGAGCTCGAGAAGCTCCAGGTTATGCTCGAGGAAAAAGGCTTGTTTGTGGGCGACCTGGGCGAGCAGCGCCGCCATATGCAAGATGTGGTCGGCCGCATTAACTCCGACATGCGCCTGCTCGAGGAAAAGGGTCACAACATGGTGTCGCGCCTGTCTGATATGCGCGGGCAGATTTCGAGCTCCGAGCATCAGCGTCGTCGCGTGGTCGAGGAGCTTGAGGACGCGCGTGCGCAGCTTGAGGAAGTGACCGGTGCGCATATGCAGGCCCAGGAGGACGTTGACGCCGCTGGTCCTGCCGCCGCTGAGCTCCACGAGCGGCGCGTGGCGCTCGACAATCAGATTTCGCAGCTTACGCGTGAGCATCGCGATGTTCAGCGCGTAGCCGATAACGCCGCGCTCGAGCTCGCCAAGGTGAAGGACTCGCTGAGCAATGCCGAGGTCGAGGACAACATGTATGCCTTGCGCCTGGAGCAGATTGACGAGCAGCTCGAGGAGGTCATGGCCTCGCTCGAGAGCCGTCGTGACCGCGCCGAGGAGCTTGAAGGCGCTCTTGAGGAAGCGCGCCAGGCCCAGGCCGATGCGCGTGAGGCCACCGAGGTCGCCCGTGCAGCCCTGAAGGACTTGCGTAATCGTGAGAGTGAGGCGCGCAACAAGCTGTCCGAGGTGCGCTCGGAGCTTGCCAGCCAAAAGAAACTCGATGCCCGCATGGCCGACAGCTCGCCGCTCGTGAGCCGTCTGGTGGGTGCGCTGGGCGACGATGTCTTGGGTCGTCTGGGCGACGTGCTGGAGGCCCCGCGCGAGCTTGAGGGCCTGGTTGAGCAATTGCTCGCCGGCGATATCGATGCGCTGCTGTTTGATGACGCCGCCACGCTTGAGCGTGCCGGTCGTGCGGCTCTGGACCAAAAGAAGGCCTCGGGCGAGGCATTGCTGGTGGCGCGCGGCGTGAGCGGCTCTACCGCCGCTGAGGGCGCTGCCGGTACCCGCCTGGTTGATCGTCTGTCCGTGCGCGCAGGCTACGGACCCGTCGTCGAGGCGCTGCTCGGCGGCTATTACGTGGTGGACGATCTTTCTGCCGCGCTTTCGGCGCCGGTCGTTGACGGCGTGACTTACGTGACCCCCGATGGCGCCCGCGTCGCCTGCGGCGGCCTGGTGCGTGTGGGGCTTGATGCCGGCGAGGCTTTGGGTGCCTTGGAGCGCAAGCGCCGCATCCGTGAGCTCGAGGGCCTGGAACCCGATCTGGCTGCCATCTTTGAGCATGCTTCGGACCAAGTCGTCGAGGCCAACGTTGCCGTCGAGGAGGCCCGTGCCGCCGAGGGCGATGCCGCCGGTGAGATCGCCCGTCTTGAGGGCGAGCGCCGCTCGCTGCTTTCCGAGATCGGCCGCTTGGAGCAAAGCGCCAACAATGCCGAGGTCGAGCGCGTGCGCATCTCCAAGCGCCGCGAGCAGGCCTCCGAAGCCGTTCGCGCTGCGCGCCCGCGCGTTGACGAGCTCACCCGTTCGCGTGACGAGGCCCGCGCGCAGGCAAGCGATCTGGGCTTGCAGATTTCCGAGGCCAACGACGAACTCGACCGCGTTCGCCGTGACGATTCCGAGGCTGCCGGCAAGCTCGCCGACGCCAAGGTTCGCCTAGCCCAGACGAGCGAACGCCTGCGTTCGCTGAAGGGCCGCGTGCCCGACCTTGAGCATCGTCTTGAGGGCATCGACCGTCGTATCCGCGGAACACGCCAGGCCTCGCGCTCGCTCGAGCTGCTGCGCCTGCGCGTCGATCCCATGCACGAACGCTATTCTGCCCTGTTGGAACGCGCGTCGGATTGGGCAGCGCGCCTGCGTGACCAGGCCTCTCTGGAGGAGGCGGACTCCGCTTCGCTCAAGAAGACCATCGAGGATGCCAAGGCAGAGGTTGCCCGCGCTAAGGAGCGAGTCGATACCGCCTCTGCCACGCAAAACGAGTTCAAGGTCGCACGCGGCAAGCTCGAGGTGCAGGTGGAGGCGGCCATCAAGGCCATCACCGCCGATGGCACCACGGTACTCGAGGAAGCGCTCATGCTTCCCGCGCCCACCGACCGCGACGCCGCCGAGCGCGAGCTCAACCAGCTTGTGCGCCAGATCAACAACCTTGGTTCCGTTAACCAAGTTGCCATGGAGGAGTACGAGCAGCTCAAGCGCCGCGCCGACTACATCGAGGAGCAGCTGGCCGATCTGGAGAGCGCGCGCAAGGCGCTCACCAAGATCACGGTGGCCATTGATCGCAAGATGCGGAAGGCCTTCCTGGTGACGTTTGAGAAGGTCGACGCGAACTTCCGCGAGATCTTCGCCATGCTGTTCCCGGGTGGACAGGCGCATCTGGAGATGACCGGCCCCGAGCACCCGGCTGATACGGGTATCGAGGTCGTGGCGCAGCCGCGCGGCAAGCGCATCACCAAGATGATGCTCATGTCGGGCGGCGAGAAGAGTCTGACGGCGCTCGCCCTGCTCTTTGCCGTGTATCGCACGCGCACGGTGCCGTTCTATGTGCTGGACGAGGTCGAGGCGGCGCTTGATGACGCCAACCTGTCCAAGCTCATCGGCGCGCTCGATGTGTTGCGTTCCGATACGCAGCTCTTGGTTATCTCGCATCAGCGCCGTACTATGGAGGATGCTGACGTCCTCTACGGCGTCTCGATGCAAGCCGACGGCGTCAGTCGCGTCGTCTCGCAAAAACTCGATCGCGAAACCGGAAAGGTCGTGAATGCATAA